Genomic window (Vigna unguiculata cultivar IT97K-499-35 chromosome 10, ASM411807v1, whole genome shotgun sequence):
AAGTTCTTATAATGTTGGTGAAAGTTTAGTTTGAAGATTTCTAATAACATGGTAATGGAAGAAAAAATTGGTaagggaagaaaagaaaatagatgtgatgtatatttctttttattattcataatcattttgtttatttagaCAATCCAAATATAATACCTCAAACTTTGGAGGTTACatttacttaaatttattttatgcggttgaattatattaaaatttattttctcatatgATACCAAATATTATTACTGTCTATACTAGtatttacttaaatttattttatgcggttgaattatattaaaatttattttctcatatgatatcaaatattattactGTCTATACTAGTGTCTACTCCAGTTAGATTTGGTGGGTTGAACTTAGATATTAGTTTAgaagtcatatatatatatatgtaagttGTGTtagagataaaattttattttctaatatgatatttatacaaGATTTATGTATCTATTCCAACTTTCGATTCTATTGGTATCTTTATTATTCACATTTTCAGAAAAtctattttatgaaattgaattagattttaaaacttttttataagaTGATATCaaagtttattaatatttattttagaattaaatatgtttttggtaccTTAActtagtgaattttaaaattagttcatttcgaaattttagactaatttagttatttatctttcgaaatacgtgaatttagtctttttcatcagattttgttaggtttatttgatgttttgtatgtattttaagattgtatttaagttgtttatactgtttgacacatttttattttaatgttaaattaaatactattataaaacacGTTTGagatttcaaataaacttaataaactcattaaaaaatgaacttgagaaaaaaaaattcatgactATTATATATTCTTCATATCTGAACTAATTAAGAATACGTTATGTTGCATAGAAAatagatgagataaaataatttattttccttaattttatatttgtataaaaaaatacttgtatagtgttatactatatataattattatttttaaatggttactcataaaaatatttttttcataaataagataaatgtTAATTAGTATTCATAAAACGATTAAAAAATTAGTCACTATgcaaaacaaatacaatttgtataatttttaattaatattgttaagACACCAATTAGTAAAACCCCTCCAATAATAggatttttgtttattttcctttcactctttttttttttcactttcatctCAAGAAGTTTTTACCACAGTTTTGTCCTGTGTGAGCTGGCAACaccattaatatttaattatttgtctGCACACGAATTACTTTCCGTGACAGTCCCAAGGAGGAGGGATGCGTGCGGAACTGTGATTCTTTGCCATAATCCAAACCTTAAAGTCTCACCACTACCTTTGACATCTCAAAATGTCAACCCAAGAAAATCAAAAACTGGTTccataataaaacaataatataacaaaagaagaagaaaaaaaaaaaaaacacaaatcaGAAAGCACTTGAGAACCAGCACACTAGGACATAAGATACCAAATTCCtctttgaaataaataataattaccaGTTCTTTTGTTTGACTGTAATGTTTTCTTTAAATGATGTTAATAATCTTCTAGCATTCCATTGTATGTATTAACTCACTTCTTCTCtgttacaataaatatttacattaatatgtgttttatataaaatcataatttaaagaaaaataccaatgttttttaaaattggaaagAGATAAGGACTTATTTGTTTGTGAGTAGACTTTTGTTCAATGTCCACTTTCTCTCACTATCTATATATACATGTCTTTTCCTACTTATAGCATCTTATCTTTCACTGCTCAAAAAAAGTCAgcgcctttttttttttctttgtcctcTTTTTCAGACCTTGTCCTTACGGTTATGGAACCAGATTGGGATCTCCACGCCGTCGTCAGAAGCTGCACCGCCACTTCCTCCGGCGCCACCACCGCATCCACCACCTCATCTTCTGGCTTTGGGGCTTCTGTCCCACCTTCTACTTCCCACAGCTTCTTCTCTGTTTACAACCCTGCTGTACAAGGAGGCCAAGTTGTGCCCCCTTCGGAGAACCCCTATGGAGTAAGACCTTCCATTGAAGAGCTTCACGAGCTTTGCAAGCCTTTCTTCACCAAACCACAGCCTCACACCTTCCAACCCTCTTCTCCTCTCTCTTCCTTTTCTTACTCATCAGTGCCCAAATCACCTCGCAGCCACCAAGAACAGAAGCAGCCACCCCAACCCGGTTCTGCCTCCACCCCAAAACCGAAAAGAAGGTTAATATGccctttttctttcattttataattcatGGAATCGGAATTAGATTCTccaatcaagaaagattttgaatttatttaccTCTTAAAAACCATGTCTTTGGTTCATTCATGACTTGCGTGTCTGAAATGCATGTTTTTTTGTTAACCACAGGAAGAATCAGGTTAAGAAGGTTTGTGATGTGGCAGCTGAGAACCTCTCCTCGGACATATGGGCATGGAGGAAATATGGACAGAAACCCATCAAAGGGTCACCATATCCAAGGTttaccttaaaaaaaattcgTCTTTTTTAACAATGAAAGTTTAATGGAGTAGTTGATTCCTAgtctaaaataagaaaaaagttttaaactcAAACAAAACTCACAGATAcaattatatttactttatcTATGAACGGAAACTTGTGTATACAATTTGTAAGAAGCCAGACTTTGACTTTTTTCACTTTACCAACTCTTTGTTGTTAGATTTTGCCTTTTTTTAAAGGAAAGCCAAAAGGGGTTAAAGTTATGAAGTTGAAAAAGGAGCAACGAAACATTGTTTGTTGTGTGATTTACAGGGGATATTACAGATGTAGCAGCTCAAAAGGATGTTTAGCGAGGAAACAAGTGGAGAGGAACAGATCGGACCCAACAATGTTCATAGTGACATACACTGGTGAACACAACCACCCTGCTCCGACTCATAAAAGCTCCCTTGCTGGCTCCACGCGCTACAAACCTCAGACCGGTGGAGACACAGCCGCCACAAAAGCGGTTTCTCCGGCGACCTCATCAGAGGTGGCACAGCACAGTACGAAGTCAGAGTGCACAGAAGAGGAGTTGGAAGATCTGATGAAAGATGATGAAGAAGCAAATGAGTTAGAGTTAACAGAAACAGTGGTATCAGATGATTTCTTTGAAGGGTTAGAGGAACTGACAGGGTCTGCCACTGATCCCTTTACAGCTAGTAGCAGCATTGATCGGTGGCCACTGTCCAATAATGCTACCACTGCCGCTGGTGGTAGCTGATTCACGCTTTTCATTGTAGACAATACCAACTTTTTTCTTTGAGGGGTAGAGGAACATGTTGGTGCATTTTCGAGGAATCTTAACTAACAATTGCTTTGTGAAAGGGAGAAAAGTTCTTCCCAAGTACATAGTGAAAGTGTAGATTAGGCATTCATAAAATTTGTCAAAGTTGGTGATTGTTAGCCATACCTCTGATAATGTGAAATCAATTTGTTTCCAtagctttttatttttgtgtccATGTAATTTGATTAAGTTGGTAATTGGTTGTGATAAATATGGTAGCACTTTTGCATTGTCTTTTCCTCCCAATGATGAGTACTGTGTGACTATTATATAAAGGTTCATAATTGTTGGGTAGTTATTCCTGCTGAGGTATATGCTCAACCACAAAAGCCTCATggagaaatataaaaatgtattctTTACGCggtttttaaattatcattatttatagtatataaaaaaactttattattagATTTGGTGAATGAATAATCAGATTAGCTAAATATAGATTAATGCACTGTTATAAAATCCTTTAGTTGTTTAAAATATACGTATAATTTCGTCAGATTATTagaatgtataaaaaaaatcgtATTATCAAAATGTTTTTCTATGTTCAAGACTTCTTTCAATGTTCTAGACCTCATTTGATcaagaaattaataataatttggtattaatatatattgacTTTATAAAAACTTACCTGATTGATCCGAGATAAATTAGTTTGATGTCTGGAGTGAATGTGAGTTCTGATATGCTATTAGGGAGAGTCCACATGTAAAAATTTTGACGCTCAAGTCAGTAAGAGTTCAAGTCACTACGAGATATTTCTGTGAGTATGAGAGTAAAAAATGAGTATTGGATGAATGTAATCCCTATGATAACATGTATTTATAGGCTTTTTCATGAGTTTGTTGGTATATAGAGAATAAAACCAAATAAGATAAGCTCAagatataataacaaattaacaGATATAATAACTAGATTCAGTTTATTATAACTTGAAttctatatatattatcataaatatcaTTTACACCTGATTTTAGGGTGTTAATATTTCATACAAATCTCATGCTTATTGGGACATTTAAGacctaacaataataatatattttgggtAGGGTATGTACATAAGCACCCCAAGCTCGAGAAgttaataacttatattttgGGTCGGGTATGTACATAAGTACTCGAAGCTGGAAAAGTTAATAACTTTTGCAGGTGGACCACGTTATTAATTGAACGAGTTTATATGTTGCTTTTAGCTCTTTGTAGTCgattttatttgttacttttagGTCTTGGATGAGTTGTATGCTGCTTTTAGCTCATAGTTGAGTTTGTACTCGGACACTTATATTTCCACGCTTTTAGACGCTTAATTTATACTCAGATTTTTCGAGAAAGTCCATAATCGAACACTCATAAGTCCATAATCAGACAAACGTAAGGTACTTGAAGTATTTTCTGATAAGTGCCAAAATACAGTAAAGATTCATAACAAACTCTGGCACTTATActttaaatttgtgttcatttcatattgattctccctaaatctaagtttcaatcacatgcttccaagttttgaattaaagaaaccatttgatcctattttgtgtgtttttcaggagagattaaagagaactcaagaagagtgaaggagaaagcaagaaatagagaagaaaaggaggAAAATCTGCTACAGGTCGCTCAGAACTAAGGTgtttcgctcaagctaggacAAGCTCGCCCAAAAGTTAAAGTcttcttgcctaagcgagacactTGCCGcctttctcgctcaagcgagcttgatctcgcttaagcgagatttcGTGAAGAAGCCATGCCAGTTTTTcaattctcgcctaagcaagaacatggtcgcccaagcgagacaTTCCTTCAACGTGAAGAAAtctatctcgcctaagcgagaatgagtGGCCCAAGCGAGACCCTTCCTTCATGCTGAAGTACtctatctcgcccaagcgagattcagtagcccaagcgagagttcgggctgtatatatattttggaggtTCAGAACTGCAAATCAGCTTGGAATTTTTGGGAGAGAAGAGGTCCGTGCTGCAGAGCTGCTACCAGGAGGAGCATCAcagtttctcattttcttcttcttcttcttagctCATAGGATTTTGTtggctaccatgagtggctaattttctcctttgggattgaatgtaatctactcgaacttggatgtaatctggtgatatttatatatagcatttctgttttactcagtgttggtattattgttttgctcttaatgcttacttctatctgatcaatagatgttttgattttgatttttagatctgactggaaagtatttctgaaaatctgatttgaacaatgatacttgatatactgtgatgctaggaatagatctcaatatatcaattgcttttaacactcgaccgtaatgctggatagtttgttgaatatgtgaggaatcaatattcaggaaactaatcttatgaattttatacgcgagggatcgatataaatgatttttgagtgtgcatcaatattggtattttcagatgttatatattatattcatccagattacagacaagggaaatagatgaaattcaatcccagtttcttttactgtatttttctaaacttttctgCTTTTACTATATTAATTTCATGCAATCGTTaatgtcaaatcaaattaaaatctttgtatatatatgctgatcgagataattagttattttaactgaatccgttcctcgtgggttcgacactcctactttaaatcattatactagagttgacttttggtacgcttgccaagaggCCAACATTTTCTAAGTATATCCATGGTTGGACACTCATGCTTGGATTTACCGAGTAGTCACATATTTTGACGCTCATGCTCAGATTTATCGAGtagtcatatatataattttctagtttgtgtgttatttttcaATCTGTAATTTTAGATGACTATCTACAAGATGCACAAAAGTACATTGGCAACTCTATTGAGTTGTTTTTCTCTTCCTTATAGTACCCTGACCTCCATCTCTTTGTTGtttgtatattaatttctaTAAGTAGTAGTAAGAAATGTAGAATAACTTTTGTTGATagattgagtgttttataaTGTTGATGtgttttttacaatttttataatagaCAGTGTTCTAAAAAGACTgcacaacttttatttttcagagtttacatttataattatgataCGTATTTATATTGTAGGTTTTTGTTCAAGTAATTGTGCCAACTAATACAACAAATTCTAGATATGAGGATAATCATATTTGATAGTTGAACCATTTGTAGTACTTCATGATAGTTTTTGCTAATTTTTCTTAAGTAATATTGaacttaaatttgaattttaatgtgTATATACTTGTTATACTTCgatataaatttagttatatatatatatatatatatatatatatatatatatatatatattttgttatactgaatttgtagttttttcttaatttataaatttacttGTTAACTTGAtgatttttatatctatttatgtataactcaaatatagataattttaaaatccatGATCCTTTACGGATGTTTTGAAatgtaatttataaaagttctgaaaataattattttacagaGATTCTGAAATCCGTGGTATTTTATGAAGGTTTGAAAATCCATGATAGTTAACGGGGTTTTTTAAACCCACAAAAATTAACAGAGGTTTCAAAACCCCGTTAAATACAAGAGATAAACAACCTCACAATTAATTAGTGTTTCTTCAAAAGATTAGTTGTAACCTCCCTActagaaattatttaattaaaataaatcaataagaaattgaaatcaacttcatcacttttattattcccaaatgcgggaagatttaaaatatttttcaatgcgacataatttaaacataacCAAATAACAATCGTATTACACATGTTCAAAATCcagcataataaaataacataaaaaaaatccctATCTCAAGAGCCCCCAGGCTAGCGCTCTCTCCGTCCCTATGCATCACCAGTATTACTTGTAGCATCATATGCTCCCatgtaaagaattacacgatcatcgccaatcacaaacagaaaggataagcttataaataattaataacatataatataacaGGATAAAACAATACACACCATCTAATTCATCTAgctagttcttggccaagaccttaatatcctaaggcttttcaaccttcaattcacacAAACAGTTAGtcatggactcaggatttatgatgctcataCGAACTTGcctgctcgtggtcctgcctctacaaaTCCCCTCGCTCGTAGTcttgctctacggacctacccacCTCCGCCCGttgtccaacacacgtgatccaccagctacgtacctccccgcacgcaacatctctcaagtgtgagcacagaacatacgaacctacctcgctcgtatccccacacgagagtaacaggatatgaacctccctactcatatcatcacgtgttcaccaccattcatgaacctacccactcatggcacaacatctcctggtCCGCAATAAAGCGTACAACAACACACCAAATCGCaccaatctcgcttaggctagaagccttagctCAAACGACCAGGCCcgcctcgcttaagctaagctctctcgcctgagcgagcgtgTTATAGTGGCTTAATGCgaagtctcgcttaggcaagacctTCTCGCTTGGACGGGCTCGCTCTTCGCCTAGCAACAAagtctctcgcctaggcgacgaGTCAAGTAGAAACTCGCGACATTCCAcgatttctcgcttaagcgaggacctctcgcttgagcgagatgctctGTCGCCCAAAACAGGGCTCTCCACCTGAGCGAGATGGTCGAGCAGAACCACAAAATCCTCATGAtttctcgcttagacgagacaCGTTCGCTTGAACGAGATGACTTGTCGTCCAAAACAAGGGCtctccgcttgagcgagatgctcgagcaGAACCAGGTTTAAGTCTCTgctattttcgcctaggcgagccttgCTCGCTTGAGAGAGAATAATAAACGTCCTCCCTGTTCATGCACACAAACACCAGAACCATTGCCCAAAACAAAGTTTAAACATTACATATCAATTTGTATCAATGATCAAGATCCATGAGCATGATTTCAACTCAGTTGTACCCCCAAAACAAGAGATGGAACCATGAATCACATTACCACACAAAAACCCCCATCATACACATACAAAAGCATAAGGGATTCAAACAACATCAAAACAATCAACCCTCACAAAATCATATATTCCAAAAGGTGCAGCTCCTCTCTCAACCCAGACTAAATTACCCTTCATAGACCATTATGAGCTGTTTTTCCCAGCCTCCCTTGGAGGCCCATTGTCACCGGGGTTTCcctaccctttcacattcaggCCACAATtatattagcaaaaataaagaagttaatttcgttcttagcaaggtttgaacccacaaccactcaattacaaagtaagtgcacaaccaattcaaccaatcatgtttcgtgataattcctataattttaggattacattatcactactcacattcaatcataaccttaaaacaatgcacaaaataaaatatcatacaattagcatacataagactcgaacccaagtcctctcacacaagcAAGTACTCTCAACTGCTTGAGCTGGTACTTTTTCACGCcacaacaattaacattaaatgccacaaaggcttctactacccgcatttattaaataattatttatttaattatttaaatttctcagaTCTTACATTAGTCCCGTGAGATCGTGATCTAGTTCTTTCGTATAGCTCAAAAAAGTAATTTCGATCATAAGTAGGCTGAGGGGGGTCTGCAAGACTCGTGAATCCATTAGGGAAACTCAAATGAATTCTGGCAGTTCGCAATCCAGTACTTTAATTGTTAGTGCCCTCGAAGGACATGTTTTTTCTCGAGTTCTAAGCTTTCTTCTCAGCCTTAGGGAGTTCACCAAGTATAGGCTTAGGAAGCAAGCAACAACTGCTGCGGATCCTGGAACGAAATGATAATTTTCAAGAGGCTTTTCTTTTGTACTCGAGTTCAAATCATGGTCCGAGGTAAAGGAATGATATCCTAAAGAAGGAAAGCTAAAGTAATATTGTCCGAAGACTATACTTTAAAGGGATTCAGGTTAGTATAGAATTCAATCCTATAATGTAATGACAAACGAACCATAAACCTATTCTTAATCTTCCTTACAGAGAGCCAACTAGGCCAAATAGGACTAATAGGGGCAGTTCCTTCGCCCTAGTGGTAACTTAGCTCGGGGATAGAAAGAGAACTTCTTCTTTTGCTCTCTCTAGCTTGGTCACTGAACTAAAATTTTTTCTATCCGCTCCACTTTCTTGCTTATAGTGATACCAAAGTCCCGCATATGACTATTCTTCTTCTAATTCACCtgactttcttttttatttgatttctagCTCTACTGGCTACGGGGCCCCAATCCATCTAAAACCCCCGATAAATACAAGAGGATAAAAAACCCCGCAATTAATTAGCGTTTCATGGGGTTCAAAAAAACCCTGGCGAACATATTCCTCAAAGATGGTTTAACGAGGAAACTAGAACCCCAACTAAATGACTTAGTGGAGGTTTTAACCattagtaacaaaaataatcctatgctaaaatcattttttcttgttatgatatatatatatatatatatatatatatatatatatatatatatatatatatatatatatatattatgggtAATAAGCCAACCATATCCTAGCCCGTCTGTACATGGAAAGGCCGACCACATCCTGGCCCCAAGGAGAGGGAAGGAGACACGCGTGCAAGCCCAACAAGCAAAGGAAAATGGGCCAACATGGTGCAGAGGCCGGGTACATCTCGGTCCACTGCCTGGCCGAGTATATCCTGGCCTAATAGTGGTCGGTTAGGTAAGGATGATGTGGTACAGACGAGCAATCTTAGTCAATAAGGAAAGAGCTGATCCTTGACAAGGTATAGACGAGCAATCTTAGTCAATAAGGAAAGAGCTGATCATTGACAAGGTACAAACGAGTAATCTTAGTCAATAAGGAAAAAACTGATCATTGACAAGGTACAGACGAGTAATCTTAGTAAATATGGAAAGAGTTGATCCTTGACAAGGTACAAACGAGCAATCTAAATCAGAAAGGAAAGAGTTGACCCTCGAATGCGAACGAcccacaaataataataacaggcCTGCCAAGTGAACAATATAAATTAGGGTCTAGTGACTACAAAGAAGTATGCTTTTCTCACTTTACTACATACGCTTCATATCGAATCACTATTTGACTTGAGCGTCGAAGTGTCTGCAGGTACCCTACCCTCGGAGTTCACGCAGCGAGCAGATCCAGGGAGAGTCCGGAGAGGAATGAAGGGAGGATTGACACAGAGGGAcgaaattgcattatttttacaaaaatagggactaaattgagacaaaaattagaatacagggaccaaattgagagtgagaaaatgacacctgacATAATACTGACATATGGCAttatcactgccacgtggcacgaccacaacttgacatgtgacaaatttgttattttttaaaagaaattcaaaaaattcaaaaaaaaattcaaaaaatccaggaACGGACACATGGCACCCTATTTAATGCTATTAATGTACCACTAatgaaatgactaaattgagatcaaataTCCCAAAACAAGGACCAAAtttggatgaaaaaaaatagagggaccaaattgagattttgctacgaaaatggagaccaaagacatgattaaacctaaaaattttaatagttaattaattatgataggatatttattaaaaaataatatttatatttattttttattattctttagtTCGAATTGAAGATCGAAGATCGAAGATCGGTAGATGAATTCGTTTTTCTCTAAGTTTTCATTTAGATActcattatttataatattatataattatgcgCCTGAAAATAATTCAAACTGACCTGTGTAAATGGCTGTAATGTAAACAACCGTTAAAAGTGTCTATAAACTATTAAGGATACATTGAAACCTTTTACAAGTACTTACAACATTTTAAGTTCTGACAAAATTTGAAACTATTATACAACTATAACGTTTGTGAAAAAACGTTTGTATGCTTCTTATTTCAGCTTTGGTGTTCTAAAAACCTTTCTACATTTATTCTTGCACCGCTTCTACTAAAACGTTGCATGGCacattttctcaaaaattttcaTGCCCTcatcaactttcttttataaacaatttgcaTCTACAGTACCTATGTGACAACAGAGAGGACTCAAAAGTGAACTTTAATAACAGTTGAGTACATAGAGAATCATTATTATCACATCAAGATAAAATTAACAGCAAATGAATCCAggcacacattttttttttttaccagcATAAGCACACATATACTAATAAACCACAGTGAATATTTAGTGATACAGCCTTCAATCAATATTCATGACCGTTCATCACTTTTAATCCCACACATTACATAATACAAGTAATAATGTCTTTCATCTTCAACTAGGTCCaacaacacattttttttttaattttttttaaaacacaatcACACCTGATAAAATAGGGACACTTTCTGCTTCAACTAGGTAGaacaatacaatttttttttttttttaaaacacaatcACACTTAATAAAATAGGGACACATTCATCTTCAACTAGGTAGaacaacacattttttttttcattttttttaaacacgTAATAAAATCCGGACAcattcatcttcatccattCTTGATGCCTTCAATCTCCTCTTAATTACTGCAATATTGGAGTCGGCAACAGAGGCTCAACCTAGACGAATATAAAAGCAATTACTATACTTTCATAAAAGcgattttaaaaagttatagaTTTAATTATAGGAGAAGTATAAGTAGCAATGAGTGAATTTCATGTTATTCATTAGTCtcaaaaaataatgagaaaaaaatatcgACTTAAATAGATATCAATAAAACATAAGATGACACTGATATAAAAGTAATTACGAAATCATCATGTTATGCTGTGAAAAACTGCTTCTAATTAATCATCACATGAGCAAATGATAGTATCACtcaccataaaaaaatatttgatttaccTTGTTCAATATCTGAACTATTGAATAACTGAAATGATGGCCCTAGAAGCATCGGGAGCCTATTTAAAAGGAaagcatatatatacaaattaattttaagcaTGATGCAA
Coding sequences:
- the LOC114167297 gene encoding WRKY transcription factor 22-like; protein product: MEPDWDLHAVVRSCTATSSGATTASTTSSSGFGASVPPSTSHSFFSVYNPAVQGGQVVPPSENPYGVRPSIEELHELCKPFFTKPQPHTFQPSSPLSSFSYSSVPKSPRSHQEQKQPPQPGSASTPKPKRRKNQVKKVCDVAAENLSSDIWAWRKYGQKPIKGSPYPRGYYRCSSSKGCLARKQVERNRSDPTMFIVTYTGEHNHPAPTHKSSLAGSTRYKPQTGGDTAATKAVSPATSSEVAQHSTKSECTEEELEDLMKDDEEANELELTETVVSDDFFEGLEELTGSATDPFTASSSIDRWPLSNNATTAAGGS